Proteins from a genomic interval of Caulobacter rhizosphaerae:
- a CDS encoding alpha-L-rhamnosidase C-terminal domain-containing protein — MHDPSSTPQAADRPKAVHASAARPKSLLAVAVLLVLGVSAPLVARAESPWITHPAAPKADAEAAPIALQFRREVTLKAAPKTALVRVSADNRFVLFVNGRRVGAGPARGDLKHWRYERFDLAPYLKPGLNVLAARVWNDASMAPLAQVSARTGFSMTPETSTLTWASTGPAWRVRRDESRTVAPGMVQVQAAVGRTFYAAGPPETLDGAKADWSWTATRSTATDWVAASPALAPGEASPWTLVSDALPHMAYTPAPIGRLARAEGAGQTTFPNAPLTVPANSEAVLLLDAGKVEAAYPALTVTGGQGARITLTYAEALYAADKTRLSDRAQVEGGQALGLSDTILPDGGAQRLYQPYWWRVWRFLEVRVKTGAQPLTLNKAERFRTGYPFQAKARFASSDPALDQIWRIGWDTARVDAHETYQDSSYWEQLQYIGDTRLQALITYAVTGDTRLPVQAIDAIEHSTLNGLPRSAYPSRSDQSIPPFTLLWIGMLHDYWMHAPDTAPLKRNLAGMRGVLDWYGGYVGASGLIKHTPGWQFVDWRPGLSEMPQAGEPPRPDSCVISLSYVGALKQAAQLETALGDPARASADLAKAKAAAAAVRAQCWDAGRGLFANTPEKKAFSQHANALAVLYDVADATQQAAILERVTVRGKGLEPPHGITGVSYYFAFYLARAFEHAGLGDRYLELLDTWRGMLGKNFTTWPESDDPSRSDTHAWSAHPTADLLTLVAGVQPAAPGFASVRVTPHLGALTKLDAAIAHPRGLIETRYVRDGDHLTAIVTLPAGVEGVFEWRGRRMALKPGANRLDLTQAIAPAP; from the coding sequence ATGCACGACCCGTCGTCGACACCCCAGGCCGCCGACCGCCCCAAGGCGGTTCATGCGTCTGCGGCGCGCCCGAAGTCCCTCCTGGCCGTTGCGGTCCTGCTGGTGCTGGGCGTGTCCGCGCCCCTAGTCGCTCGGGCGGAGAGTCCGTGGATCACCCACCCTGCCGCGCCGAAGGCCGACGCGGAAGCCGCGCCGATAGCCCTGCAATTTCGCCGCGAGGTGACCCTGAAGGCGGCGCCCAAGACGGCGCTGGTGCGGGTCAGCGCCGACAATCGCTTCGTGCTGTTCGTCAACGGCCGTCGCGTCGGCGCCGGCCCGGCCCGGGGCGACCTCAAGCATTGGCGCTACGAGCGGTTCGACCTGGCCCCCTATCTCAAGCCGGGCCTCAACGTCCTGGCCGCGCGCGTTTGGAACGACGCCTCGATGGCGCCGCTGGCCCAGGTGAGCGCCCGAACCGGCTTTTCGATGACGCCGGAGACCTCGACCCTGACCTGGGCGTCGACGGGACCCGCCTGGCGGGTGCGGCGCGACGAGAGCCGAACGGTGGCGCCGGGCATGGTGCAGGTCCAGGCCGCGGTGGGCCGCACCTTCTACGCCGCCGGACCGCCCGAGACCCTGGACGGGGCCAAGGCCGACTGGAGCTGGACCGCGACGCGGAGCACGGCGACGGACTGGGTCGCCGCCAGCCCCGCGCTCGCGCCCGGCGAGGCCTCGCCCTGGACGCTGGTCTCCGACGCCCTGCCCCACATGGCCTACACGCCCGCTCCGATCGGACGCCTGGCGCGCGCCGAGGGCGCGGGCCAGACCACTTTCCCCAACGCGCCGTTGACCGTGCCGGCCAACAGCGAGGCGGTCCTGCTGCTGGACGCGGGCAAGGTGGAAGCCGCCTACCCGGCGCTGACCGTCACCGGCGGCCAGGGCGCGCGGATCACCCTCACCTATGCCGAAGCGCTCTACGCCGCCGACAAGACGCGACTGAGCGACCGGGCCCAGGTCGAGGGCGGCCAGGCCCTGGGCCTGTCGGACACCATCTTGCCCGATGGCGGCGCCCAGCGCCTCTATCAGCCCTACTGGTGGCGCGTCTGGCGCTTTCTGGAAGTGCGGGTGAAGACCGGCGCGCAGCCCCTGACGCTGAACAAGGCCGAGCGCTTCAGGACCGGCTATCCGTTCCAGGCCAAGGCCCGCTTCGCCAGCAGCGACCCGGCGCTGGATCAGATCTGGCGCATTGGCTGGGACACCGCGCGGGTCGATGCGCACGAGACCTATCAGGACTCCTCCTACTGGGAGCAACTTCAGTACATCGGCGACACCCGCCTGCAGGCCCTGATCACCTATGCGGTGACCGGCGACACGCGCCTGCCCGTGCAGGCGATCGACGCGATCGAGCACTCGACCCTGAACGGCCTGCCCCGTTCGGCCTATCCCTCGCGCAGCGACCAGTCGATCCCGCCCTTCACCCTGCTGTGGATCGGCATGCTGCATGACTACTGGATGCACGCGCCCGACACCGCGCCGCTGAAGCGCAATCTGGCCGGCATGCGCGGGGTGCTGGACTGGTATGGCGGCTATGTCGGCGCCTCGGGCCTGATCAAGCACACGCCCGGCTGGCAGTTTGTCGACTGGCGTCCAGGCCTGAGCGAAATGCCGCAGGCCGGCGAACCGCCGCGTCCGGACTCCTGCGTGATCAGCCTGTCCTATGTCGGCGCCCTCAAGCAGGCGGCGCAGTTGGAGACGGCGCTGGGCGACCCGGCCAGGGCCAGCGCCGACCTGGCCAAGGCCAAGGCCGCCGCGGCCGCTGTTCGCGCCCAATGCTGGGATGCGGGACGGGGATTGTTCGCCAATACGCCCGAGAAGAAGGCCTTCAGCCAGCACGCCAACGCCCTGGCGGTGCTCTACGACGTCGCCGACGCCACCCAACAGGCGGCGATCCTCGAGCGCGTCACGGTCCGCGGAAAAGGGCTGGAGCCGCCGCACGGGATCACCGGCGTCTCCTACTACTTCGCCTTCTACCTGGCCCGCGCGTTCGAGCACGCCGGTCTGGGCGATCGCTATCTGGAGCTCCTCGACACCTGGCGCGGGATGTTGGGCAAGAACTTCACCACCTGGCCCGAGAGCGACGATCCCTCGCGTTCGGACACCCATGCCTGGAGCGCGCATCCGACGGCCGACCTCCTCACCCTGGTCGCCGGCGTCCAGCCCGCCGCCCCAGGCTTCGCCAGTGTCCGCGTGACGCCGCATCTGGGCGCCTTGACCAAGCTGGACGCGGCGATCGCCCATCCCCGCGGCCTGATCGAAACGCGTTACGTCCGCGACGGCGATCACCTGACCGCGATCGTGACCCTGCCGGCCGGGGTCGAGGGCGTGTTCGAGTGGAGGGGTCGCCGCATGGCCCTCAAACCCGGCGCCAATCGCCTTGACCTGACGCAGGCGATCGCGCCGGCCCCATAG
- a CDS encoding FCD domain-containing protein: MTLTSPVGGARRSRLEPPRRLLPGPHREYEAIARGEAIARGEETPRRLGPLTAMQVEDSLQRQGWPEGAVYGPEDVIAADFGVGVRLMRQAFRILESRGACRQQRGRSGGLMVLRPSPSATAAALANHLRWTGATLEHIREARTFFEALSAQTATRRRGSGRGEEDDPVLSLVLTCLDEFAGRLSPPAGAPAPPAPASPPLAQDPTNLAAVVAARIAASITHEACLARTRLGSFWELAEIHEVSLAVIIAAVRILEDAGVVICQKGRAGGARLRIPDGDALVSLVHGYLAASQANEAQCLWVCHKLNMRATERVAATRTDRLLDALEAIHRRMSAAHDFGVMEAWYALQRLLHEAAGNPALHVITRCLAGYSVRAFADPVTPPSPDLLARIVDAAGALVEGVRRGDAILALDAQLRTRLALDERRRRQRAPAMLAS; this comes from the coding sequence ATGACATTGACCAGTCCAGTCGGCGGCGCGCGCCGATCGCGGCTCGAGCCGCCGCGCCGCTTGCTGCCAGGGCCGCACCGCGAATACGAGGCGATCGCCCGCGGCGAAGCCATCGCGCGGGGCGAAGAGACCCCGCGGCGGCTGGGTCCGCTGACCGCCATGCAGGTTGAGGATTCCCTGCAAAGGCAGGGCTGGCCCGAAGGCGCGGTCTATGGTCCGGAAGACGTGATCGCCGCCGACTTCGGGGTTGGCGTGCGCCTGATGCGCCAGGCCTTCCGCATTCTGGAATCGCGCGGCGCCTGTCGCCAGCAGCGCGGCCGCAGCGGCGGCTTGATGGTGTTGCGTCCCTCGCCGTCCGCCACGGCCGCGGCGCTGGCCAATCACCTGCGCTGGACCGGCGCGACCCTCGAGCATATCCGGGAGGCGCGAACCTTCTTCGAGGCGCTGAGCGCGCAAACCGCGACGCGGCGGCGCGGGAGCGGGCGCGGCGAGGAAGACGATCCGGTCCTGAGCCTGGTCCTGACGTGCCTGGACGAATTTGCGGGCCGCCTTTCACCGCCGGCGGGCGCACCGGCGCCGCCCGCCCCCGCCTCGCCGCCGCTGGCGCAGGATCCCACCAATCTGGCCGCCGTCGTCGCTGCGCGCATCGCCGCCTCGATCACCCATGAGGCTTGCCTGGCGCGGACCCGGCTGGGCTCGTTCTGGGAGCTGGCCGAGATCCATGAGGTCAGTCTGGCGGTGATCATCGCGGCCGTGCGCATCCTCGAGGACGCTGGCGTGGTGATCTGCCAGAAAGGCCGCGCGGGCGGGGCGCGCCTGAGGATCCCCGACGGCGACGCCCTGGTCAGCCTCGTGCACGGCTATCTCGCCGCCTCGCAGGCCAATGAAGCCCAGTGTCTTTGGGTCTGCCACAAGCTCAATATGCGCGCCACCGAGCGCGTGGCCGCCACGCGCACCGATCGCCTGTTGGACGCGCTCGAAGCGATCCATCGGCGGATGAGCGCCGCCCACGATTTTGGGGTCATGGAGGCCTGGTACGCCCTGCAAAGGCTCCTGCACGAGGCCGCCGGCAATCCGGCCCTGCACGTGATCACGCGATGCCTGGCGGGCTATTCGGTGCGCGCCTTCGCCGACCCCGTCACCCCGCCCTCCCCGGATCTGCTGGCCAGGATCGTGGACGCCGCGGGCGCCCTGGTCGAGGGCGTGCGTCGAGGCGACGCGATCTTGGCCCTGGACGCCCAACTGCGCACGCGACTGGCGCTCGACGAGCGTCGCCGCCGCCAACGCGCGCCCGCGATGTTGGCTTCCTAG
- a CDS encoding DUF2200 domain-containing protein gives MTKHRIYSTSFAIVYGHYLAKAHRKGRSKAEVDDIILWLTGFSQEEFDAHLAKQTDFETFFGVAPLLNPARTKITGLVCGVRVEEVAEPLMREIRYLDKLIDELAKGRAMEKILRR, from the coding sequence ATGACCAAGCATCGAATCTACTCGACCAGCTTCGCCATCGTTTACGGGCACTACCTGGCCAAGGCGCACCGGAAGGGGCGCTCCAAAGCCGAGGTCGATGACATCATCCTTTGGCTGACCGGCTTCAGCCAGGAAGAGTTCGACGCCCATCTGGCCAAGCAAACGGACTTCGAGACGTTCTTTGGCGTGGCGCCCTTGCTGAATCCGGCCCGGACCAAGATCACGGGCCTGGTCTGCGGCGTGCGCGTCGAAGAGGTCGCCGAACCGCTGATGCGGGAAATCCGCTACCTGGACAAGCTCATCGACGAGCTCGCCAAGGGTAGGGCGATGGAGAAGATCCTACGTCGATAA
- a CDS encoding TonB-dependent receptor, translated as MKKSLLLTTTMLAVGLASAAPAFAQDTARPASAQAADANILPDVIVTAQRREERLQDVSIAATSLSAQALVEKAVTRLSDLQFAAPSLSVSEGGLVQSVNIRGIGIASGSPSVANGVATYVDGVFQPPIVQTNSFFDIASVEVLRGPQGTLVGSNSTGGAIFINSERPKLAGVSGYAGATYGNYDAMEAQGAINLPVANDLAIRLAGQLRRRDSYYQDVGPAHNDAGRLNEKAVRLGVLWKPGNFEALLKTEVLDLNTGGFAYRPVLGTGLAAGRVGDIRTLSYNAPTSQHETGFINSAELRYEFANGVTLRSVSGYQDKESRLLIDNDATAIADVRTDQNVQERQASQEFNLISPTDGRFDWILGTYYQRNRINVRLHQVNGGFPLDVLQNQTKVTTGLFAQGNYQLTDTLEVQLGVRYSHFKLSGDGAVAIGAGIPGFPAAGLVVADLAGRHSDSRPTGKLALNWKFDDNNLIYAFAARGYKPGGFNSTVSAFRPETVWNYEIGWKSTLADGHVRTQLDAFWNDYHGFQFGLVDVTSGQNGVANLPTATIKGVEAQIQLKFGGFSADGSVAYVDSHLPGFVTVNTVPLPSGALGPQCPTGTPSNPPTCFNYVPFTGQAGGGPNLLSPKWTYNLGAQYQFQLANGVTFTPRLNYAYVGEQFTNLFYSPVTDRIRAHGLLSALATLDFGQWQLEAYGRNLTDKQYVLGQGGNNEFYGAPREYGLRARVAF; from the coding sequence ATGAAAAAATCACTGCTTCTGACGACGACCATGCTTGCCGTCGGTCTGGCCTCGGCCGCGCCCGCCTTCGCCCAGGACACCGCCCGTCCCGCCAGTGCGCAGGCGGCGGACGCCAATATCCTGCCGGACGTCATCGTCACGGCGCAGCGCCGCGAGGAGCGCCTGCAGGACGTCTCGATCGCCGCGACGTCCCTGAGCGCCCAAGCCCTTGTCGAAAAGGCGGTCACGCGCCTGTCCGACCTGCAGTTCGCCGCTCCGTCCCTGAGCGTTTCGGAAGGGGGACTGGTTCAGTCGGTCAACATCCGCGGCATCGGCATCGCCTCGGGCTCGCCGTCGGTGGCCAACGGCGTGGCGACCTATGTCGACGGCGTCTTCCAGCCGCCGATCGTCCAGACCAACAGCTTCTTCGACATCGCCAGCGTCGAGGTGTTGCGCGGGCCGCAAGGCACCCTGGTCGGATCCAATTCGACCGGCGGCGCGATCTTCATCAACAGCGAGCGTCCCAAGCTCGCCGGCGTCAGCGGGTATGCCGGCGCCACCTACGGCAACTACGACGCCATGGAGGCCCAAGGCGCGATCAACCTTCCCGTCGCCAACGACCTGGCCATCCGCCTGGCCGGACAACTTCGTCGTCGTGACAGCTACTATCAAGACGTCGGCCCGGCTCACAATGACGCCGGACGTCTCAATGAAAAGGCGGTGCGGCTTGGCGTCCTGTGGAAGCCGGGCAATTTCGAGGCCCTGCTGAAGACCGAAGTCCTCGACCTCAACACCGGCGGCTTCGCCTACCGGCCGGTCCTGGGCACCGGCCTGGCGGCTGGCCGCGTGGGCGACATTCGCACCCTGAGCTACAATGCGCCCACCTCCCAGCACGAGACCGGGTTCATCAACAGCGCCGAGCTGCGCTACGAATTCGCCAACGGCGTGACCTTGCGTTCGGTGAGCGGCTACCAGGACAAGGAGTCCAGGCTCCTGATCGACAATGACGCCACCGCGATCGCCGACGTGCGGACCGACCAGAACGTCCAGGAGCGCCAGGCCAGCCAGGAATTCAACCTGATCTCGCCCACCGACGGTCGCTTCGACTGGATCTTGGGAACCTACTACCAGCGCAACCGGATCAACGTCCGGCTCCACCAGGTCAATGGCGGCTTTCCGCTCGACGTCCTTCAGAACCAGACCAAGGTCACCACCGGCCTGTTCGCCCAGGGCAACTACCAACTGACCGACACGCTGGAGGTCCAGCTGGGCGTGCGCTATTCGCACTTCAAGCTGTCAGGCGACGGCGCGGTGGCCATCGGGGCCGGGATCCCGGGCTTCCCAGCCGCGGGTCTGGTGGTTGCCGATCTGGCCGGTCGCCACAGCGACAGCCGGCCGACCGGAAAGCTGGCCCTGAACTGGAAGTTCGACGACAACAACCTGATCTACGCCTTCGCCGCGCGGGGCTATAAGCCCGGCGGCTTCAACTCCACCGTGTCGGCCTTCCGTCCCGAAACGGTCTGGAACTATGAGATCGGCTGGAAATCCACCCTGGCCGACGGCCATGTCCGCACGCAGCTGGACGCGTTCTGGAACGATTATCACGGCTTCCAGTTCGGGCTGGTCGATGTGACCTCGGGGCAGAACGGCGTGGCCAATCTGCCCACCGCGACGATCAAGGGCGTCGAGGCCCAGATCCAGCTCAAGTTTGGCGGGTTCTCCGCCGACGGCTCGGTGGCCTATGTCGACAGCCATCTGCCGGGCTTCGTCACGGTCAACACCGTCCCGCTCCCCTCCGGGGCGCTGGGACCGCAGTGCCCGACCGGGACCCCCTCCAACCCGCCGACCTGCTTTAACTATGTGCCGTTCACCGGCCAGGCCGGCGGCGGCCCCAACCTGCTGTCGCCCAAGTGGACCTACAATCTGGGGGCCCAGTACCAATTCCAGCTGGCCAATGGCGTGACCTTCACGCCGCGGCTGAACTACGCCTATGTCGGCGAACAGTTCACCAACCTGTTCTATTCGCCGGTCACCGATCGCATCCGGGCGCACGGCCTGCTCTCGGCCCTGGCCACGCTGGACTTCGGCCAATGGCAACTGGAGGCCTACGGGCGAAACCTCACGGACAAGCAGTATGTCCTGGGCCAGGGCGGCAACAACGAGTTCTACGGCGCGCCGCGCGAGTACGGCCTCAGGGCCAGGGTGGCGTTCTGA
- a CDS encoding glycosyl hydrolase, with amino-acid sequence MKHGHMTRAVLGALLATTALGGVARAQSTALPGSVAPATLEAAFQNPPNSARPRAWWHWMNGNITKEGIEKDFDWMARVGLGGVTNFDVNLATPQIVQRRLAYMTPEWKDAFRFAAQSADQHGLELTIAASPGWSETGGPWVTPQNAMKKLVWSETSAVGGKRLSLVLAAPPQVTGPFQDAPFRANFAAADTGKAPAELYRDVMVLAYPAPAAAKPLPPPAFATSLGAVAEGGKLADGRLQTTVDVPLKAGEGPGYILADFGKPVTVRSVTLGRPEGGGVFDQSGARAALEAADGAGGWRKVADLPLEGVQSTISFEPVTAQRLRVVLTPVAPDPNLGGLFKGVPGAVKMAFGPSQAASVMAIGELRFFGEERLDRFEAKAGFAIAPDYYALERGGAAAGVAPDAIIDLTDRMGPDGKLDWTPPPGDWRIVRLGYSLLGTTNHPAPAEATGFEVDKYDAAAVRAYLEHYLAMYQTATGPDLIGERGVRALLTDSIEVGASNWTGDMVGRFKALRGYDPKPWLLALTGVVVGSRQQSDAFLYDFRRTLADLIAEAHYGQVAEVAHARGLAVYGESLEAGRPSLGDDLQMRQHADFPMAAIWTYDPKDGPRPGYIGDIRGAASVAHVMGQNIAAAESMTAAFSPWAFAPVDLKPIADLEFVNGINRSVIHTSVHQPVDDKQPGLSLGPFGQYFNRHETWAEMAKPWVDYLSRTSLMLQQGRYFADVAYFYGEDSPVTVLYQAKVPQNAPRRYGYDLVNGDMLLNTLKADGGALAAPSGARYKVLYLGGTSQRMTLPVLKRLAALVEGGVTVVGKAPLSSPSLADDAGAFTALVSRLWAGGAVTTVGQGRVVAGDDVEKALLDLGQAPDFEADAGGGDVQFLHRRLDDGSDVYFVSNQSDRALTLDARFRVSGRKAEIWRADTGGVAPTSYRTEGERTVVPLELSAHDALFVVFRQAADQPQVTLPTPRWAPAAQASGPWTVAFQPGRGAPATVTLASLAPLNDNPDPGVKYFSGVAAYKTTLTAPAKWRTGQPLQLDLGRVGDVAEVIVNGQSAGYAWKAPWRVDVSRALKPGKNSLEVRVANLWVNRLVGDAQPGAKPLTFTAMPTYRPDAPLRTSGLIGPVTLLAPQGR; translated from the coding sequence ATGAAACACGGACACATGACCCGCGCGGTGTTGGGCGCCTTGTTGGCGACCACGGCCTTGGGCGGCGTCGCCCGCGCCCAATCCACAGCCCTGCCTGGCTCGGTGGCGCCCGCCACGCTGGAAGCGGCGTTCCAAAATCCTCCCAACAGCGCCCGGCCGCGCGCCTGGTGGCATTGGATGAACGGCAACATCACCAAGGAGGGGATCGAGAAGGACTTCGACTGGATGGCCCGTGTCGGCCTGGGCGGGGTGACCAACTTCGACGTCAACCTGGCAACGCCGCAGATCGTCCAGCGCCGGCTGGCCTATATGACGCCCGAATGGAAGGACGCCTTCCGCTTCGCGGCCCAGAGCGCCGACCAGCACGGACTTGAGCTGACCATCGCCGCGTCGCCGGGCTGGAGCGAGACGGGCGGGCCCTGGGTGACGCCTCAGAACGCCATGAAGAAGCTGGTCTGGAGCGAAACCTCCGCCGTCGGCGGCAAACGCCTGTCGCTGGTTCTGGCCGCGCCGCCTCAGGTCACCGGTCCGTTTCAGGACGCGCCGTTCCGCGCCAATTTCGCCGCCGCCGACACCGGCAAGGCGCCGGCCGAGCTCTATCGTGACGTGATGGTGCTGGCCTATCCCGCGCCGGCAGCCGCCAAACCCCTGCCGCCACCGGCCTTCGCCACGAGCCTGGGCGCGGTGGCCGAGGGCGGCAAGCTCGCCGACGGACGGCTTCAGACGACGGTCGATGTGCCGCTGAAAGCCGGCGAGGGGCCTGGCTACATCCTCGCCGACTTTGGCAAGCCGGTGACGGTGCGCTCGGTGACCCTGGGCCGCCCCGAGGGCGGCGGCGTGTTCGACCAATCGGGCGCGCGGGCGGCCTTGGAGGCCGCCGACGGGGCCGGGGGCTGGCGCAAGGTCGCCGATCTGCCGCTCGAAGGCGTGCAATCGACCATCAGTTTCGAGCCGGTCACCGCCCAGCGTCTGCGCGTGGTGCTGACGCCGGTCGCGCCGGACCCCAACCTCGGCGGTTTGTTCAAGGGCGTGCCCGGGGCGGTCAAGATGGCCTTCGGCCCGAGCCAGGCGGCCAGCGTCATGGCGATCGGCGAGCTGCGGTTCTTCGGCGAAGAACGCCTGGACCGCTTCGAGGCCAAGGCCGGCTTCGCCATCGCGCCCGACTATTATGCCCTCGAACGCGGCGGCGCCGCGGCGGGCGTGGCGCCGGACGCGATTATCGACCTCACCGACAGGATGGGACCGGACGGCAAGCTCGACTGGACACCGCCGCCGGGCGACTGGCGGATCGTTCGTCTGGGCTACTCGCTGCTGGGAACGACCAATCACCCCGCGCCGGCCGAGGCCACCGGCTTTGAGGTCGACAAGTACGACGCGGCCGCGGTGCGCGCCTATCTCGAACACTATCTGGCGATGTACCAGACCGCGACCGGGCCGGACCTGATCGGCGAGCGCGGGGTGCGCGCGCTGCTGACCGACAGTATCGAGGTGGGCGCCTCCAACTGGACCGGCGACATGGTCGGGCGCTTCAAGGCGTTGCGGGGCTACGATCCCAAGCCCTGGCTGCTGGCCTTGACCGGTGTGGTGGTCGGCTCGCGCCAGCAGAGCGACGCCTTCCTCTACGATTTTCGGCGCACGCTGGCGGACCTGATCGCTGAGGCCCACTATGGCCAGGTGGCCGAGGTCGCCCATGCGCGCGGCTTGGCGGTCTATGGCGAGTCCCTGGAGGCCGGGCGGCCCAGCCTCGGCGACGACCTGCAGATGCGCCAGCACGCCGACTTCCCGATGGCGGCGATCTGGACCTACGATCCCAAGGACGGTCCGCGCCCCGGCTATATCGGCGACATCCGCGGCGCGGCCTCGGTGGCCCACGTGATGGGGCAGAACATCGCCGCGGCCGAGTCCATGACCGCGGCGTTCTCGCCCTGGGCGTTCGCCCCCGTCGACCTGAAGCCGATCGCCGACCTGGAGTTCGTCAACGGGATCAACCGGTCGGTGATCCATACCTCGGTGCACCAGCCGGTCGACGACAAGCAGCCCGGCCTCTCGCTGGGTCCGTTCGGCCAGTACTTCAATCGCCACGAAACCTGGGCTGAAATGGCCAAGCCCTGGGTGGACTACCTCTCGCGCACCAGCCTGATGCTCCAGCAGGGCCGCTACTTCGCCGACGTGGCCTACTTCTATGGCGAGGACTCGCCGGTGACCGTGCTCTACCAGGCCAAGGTCCCGCAGAACGCGCCGCGGCGCTACGGCTACGACCTGGTCAATGGCGACATGCTGCTCAACACCCTGAAGGCCGATGGCGGCGCGCTCGCCGCGCCGTCGGGCGCCCGCTACAAGGTGCTCTATCTGGGCGGGACGAGCCAGCGCATGACCTTGCCGGTGCTCAAGCGCCTGGCGGCCCTGGTCGAGGGCGGGGTCACCGTCGTCGGCAAGGCGCCGCTCAGTTCGCCAAGCCTGGCCGACGACGCTGGCGCGTTCACGGCGTTGGTGTCCAGGCTTTGGGCCGGCGGCGCGGTGACCACCGTCGGCCAAGGCCGTGTGGTGGCCGGCGACGACGTCGAAAAGGCGCTGCTCGACCTTGGTCAGGCGCCCGATTTCGAGGCCGACGCCGGTGGCGGCGATGTCCAGTTCCTGCATCGGCGGCTGGATGACGGCTCGGACGTCTATTTCGTCAGCAACCAGAGCGACCGGGCCCTGACGCTCGACGCGCGTTTCCGCGTCAGCGGCCGCAAGGCCGAGATTTGGCGCGCCGATACGGGCGGGGTGGCGCCGACCAGCTATCGCACCGAGGGCGAGCGCACCGTGGTCCCGCTGGAGCTGAGCGCCCACGACGCGCTGTTCGTGGTCTTCCGGCAGGCCGCCGACCAGCCGCAGGTCACGCTCCCCACACCGCGCTGGGCCCCCGCGGCCCAGGCCAGCGGTCCCTGGACGGTCGCCTTCCAGCCTGGTCGCGGCGCCCCGGCGACCGTGACCCTGGCCAGCTTGGCGCCGCTCAACGACAATCCCGATCCGGGGGTGAAGTACTTCTCGGGCGTGGCCGCCTACAAGACGACGCTGACGGCGCCGGCCAAGTGGCGGACTGGCCAGCCGCTGCAGCTCGACCTTGGCCGCGTCGGCGACGTGGCCGAGGTGATCGTCAATGGTCAGTCGGCGGGCTACGCCTGGAAGGCGCCCTGGCGTGTCGACGTCTCGCGGGCGCTCAAGCCCGGCAAGAACAGCCTCGAGGTTCGCGTTGCCAACCTCTGGGTCAACCGCCTGGTCGGCGACGCCCAGCCGGGCGCCAAACCGCTCACCTTCACGGCCATGCCGACCTACCGTCCCGACGCGCCTTTGCGCACATCGGGCCTGATCGGACCTGTGACCCTGCTGGCGCCGCAAGGCCGCTAG
- the tpiA gene encoding triose-phosphate isomerase, whose amino-acid sequence MRVVFREGERGKLVAGNWKMNGSLSALTELNAIGQASRGFPTVVVALALPATLITAAGALFPNLIVGAQDAHAEAAGAHTGCVSAAMLREAGAVFTLVGHSEARLRQGETDALVRRKAEAAHRAGLGVILCVGESLEAREGGEALGAVVGQLTACLPQGADGAWLALAYEPIWAIGTGRSASEVDVVEMHGALRLALRAALGRSGDDIALLYGGSVTAANAQRLMALPEVDGVLVGGASLRADSFVPIIEAAGAKVPALALH is encoded by the coding sequence ATGCGAGTGGTTTTTCGCGAAGGCGAACGCGGCAAGCTGGTCGCGGGCAACTGGAAGATGAACGGCAGTCTCTCGGCGCTGACCGAGCTCAACGCCATCGGCCAGGCCTCGCGCGGCTTTCCCACGGTGGTCGTCGCCCTGGCCTTGCCCGCGACCCTGATCACCGCGGCCGGCGCCCTGTTTCCCAACCTGATCGTCGGGGCCCAGGACGCGCATGCGGAGGCGGCGGGCGCCCACACCGGCTGCGTGTCGGCGGCGATGCTGCGCGAAGCCGGCGCGGTCTTCACCCTCGTCGGTCACAGCGAGGCGCGCCTGCGCCAGGGCGAGACGGACGCGCTGGTGCGTCGCAAGGCCGAGGCCGCCCACCGCGCCGGGCTCGGCGTCATTCTTTGCGTGGGCGAGAGCCTGGAGGCGCGCGAGGGCGGCGAGGCGCTCGGCGCGGTGGTCGGCCAACTGACCGCCTGCCTGCCGCAAGGCGCCGACGGGGCTTGGCTGGCGCTCGCCTATGAACCGATCTGGGCGATCGGGACGGGGCGCTCGGCCAGCGAAGTCGACGTCGTCGAAATGCACGGCGCGCTTCGCCTGGCGCTGCGCGCCGCCTTGGGACGTTCGGGGGACGACATCGCGCTGCTCTATGGCGGCTCGGTCACCGCCGCCAACGCCCAACGGCTGATGGCCCTGCCAGAGGTGGATGGCGTCCTGGTGGGCGGCGCCAGCCTAAGGGCCGACAGTTTCGTGCCGATCATCGAGGCGGCCGGGGCCAAGGTCCCCGCCCTCGCGCTGCACTAG